From one Acidobacteriota bacterium genomic stretch:
- a CDS encoding ABC transporter permease: protein MYQFLESARIALNAVWANKLRSFLTLLGNIVAVTSIIAVVSLIQGMNGYVTDVILSDVGADSFSVQRYPITRSDEDFDKVRNNPRITLEDAAAIRRFSSNISAVMAEAGAQAEIRYRDKKLDAVRTRGVSRDYVYFSGYDMEKGRLISPSENDRNRNVVILGYDTADKLFGPQDPLERIVTIEGIHFRVLGVAEKKGSAFGHSQDEFALIPLGAWFKLFGSRRSLDLTVKPKNPEVLAAAMDDAIVALRASRRLRARQDDNFGMFTSDTLLDIYHSATNGIFAVLIGVVALSLVVGGIVIMNIMLMVVTERTSEIGLRKALGARRRDITWQILTESITLSTVGGVAGIFLGFVLARIVSTLTPIPSAVEPWSVVLGLSITAGVGLFFGLYPAMRAARLDPIEALRRE, encoded by the coding sequence GTGTATCAATTCCTCGAGTCGGCTCGCATCGCCCTGAACGCGGTCTGGGCGAACAAGCTGCGGTCGTTCCTCACGCTGCTCGGCAACATCGTGGCCGTGACGTCGATCATCGCGGTGGTGTCGCTCATCCAGGGCATGAACGGCTACGTGACCGACGTCATCCTGAGCGACGTCGGCGCCGACTCGTTTTCGGTGCAGCGCTACCCCATCACCCGCAGCGACGAGGACTTCGACAAGGTCCGGAACAACCCGCGGATCACCCTCGAGGACGCGGCCGCGATCCGCCGCTTCAGCTCCAACATCTCGGCGGTGATGGCCGAGGCGGGCGCCCAGGCGGAGATCCGCTATCGCGACAAGAAGCTGGACGCGGTCCGCACGCGCGGCGTCTCGCGCGACTACGTGTACTTCTCCGGGTACGACATGGAGAAGGGGCGGCTGATCAGCCCGAGCGAGAACGATCGCAACCGCAACGTCGTCATCCTCGGGTACGACACGGCGGACAAGCTGTTCGGACCGCAGGACCCGTTGGAGAGGATCGTCACGATCGAGGGCATCCACTTCCGCGTGCTCGGCGTTGCCGAGAAGAAGGGATCCGCCTTTGGCCACTCGCAGGACGAGTTCGCGCTGATCCCGCTCGGCGCCTGGTTCAAGCTGTTCGGGTCGCGCCGCAGCCTCGACCTGACCGTCAAGCCGAAGAACCCCGAGGTCCTCGCGGCGGCCATGGACGATGCGATCGTCGCGCTGCGGGCGTCGCGCCGGCTGCGCGCGCGGCAGGACGACAACTTCGGCATGTTCACGTCCGACACGCTGCTGGACATCTACCACTCGGCCACCAACGGCATCTTTGCGGTGCTCATCGGGGTCGTCGCGCTGTCGCTGGTGGTGGGCGGCATCGTGATCATGAACATCATGCTGATGGTCGTCACCGAGCGCACGTCGGAGATCGGCCTGCGCAAGGCGCTCGGCGCGCGGCGCCGGGACATCACCTGGCAGATCCTCACCGAGTCGATCACGCTGTCCACGGTGGGCGGCGTGGCCGGCATCTTCCTGGGCTTCGTCCTCGCCCGGATCGTCAGCACGCTGACGCCGATCCCCTCGGCGGTCGAACCGTGGTCGGTCGTGCTGGGGCTCTCCATTACCGCGGGCGTGGGCCTGTTCTTCGGCCTGTACCCCGCCATGCGCGCGGCGCGCCTCGACCCGATCGAGGCCTTGCGGAGGGAGTAG
- a CDS encoding efflux RND transporter periplasmic adaptor subunit: protein MKMSRNKIIIAVVVVLALAAIAIANLAFRRNDAVTVDAEAIRRHRLEAIVSASGKIQPKRSVNISADTMGRVVDLAVEEGQNVTRGQFLLQIDPRNLQTRVESGEAGVRASQAQLEQMRVALESARTAYTLAQDTVARQRELWKQGLTTKENLDRAETEARQREIEVRNQEKQIETLRIRAGQERANLANARYDLSKVRIESPIDGIVTRRNIEEGETVVIGTMNNPGTQLLTIADMSIIEAEVEVDETDIPSVRLGQPAKITIDAMPDRTFTGKVTEIGNSPIQAAQTGQRQATNFKVVVTADAQIPEVRPGFTCTAEITTATRENAVGVPIQATTVREFTVDEQGRIVREPRATKTRRRSSSVGVQAAELKAGQTRKEIEGVFLVREGRAEFTPVKTGIAGEKYFEVLSGIKEGDQVITGPFSSVRTLGDGDAVKIETKKK, encoded by the coding sequence ATGAAGATGTCGCGGAACAAGATCATCATCGCCGTTGTCGTTGTTCTCGCCCTCGCAGCGATCGCGATTGCGAATCTCGCGTTCAGGCGGAACGACGCGGTCACCGTCGACGCGGAAGCCATCAGGCGGCACCGGCTCGAGGCGATTGTCTCGGCCTCGGGCAAGATCCAGCCGAAGCGCTCGGTCAACATCAGCGCCGACACGATGGGGCGCGTCGTCGACCTCGCGGTCGAGGAGGGCCAGAACGTCACGCGCGGCCAGTTCCTGCTGCAGATCGACCCGCGCAACCTGCAGACGCGCGTCGAGAGCGGCGAGGCGGGCGTCCGCGCCTCGCAGGCGCAGCTCGAGCAGATGCGCGTGGCGCTGGAATCGGCGCGCACCGCGTACACGCTCGCCCAGGATACGGTCGCGCGCCAGCGCGAGCTCTGGAAGCAGGGCCTCACGACGAAGGAAAACCTCGATCGCGCCGAGACCGAGGCGCGCCAGCGCGAAATCGAGGTGCGCAACCAGGAGAAGCAGATCGAAACGCTGCGCATCCGGGCCGGCCAGGAGCGCGCCAACCTCGCCAACGCGCGCTACGACCTGAGCAAGGTCCGGATCGAGTCGCCCATCGACGGCATCGTCACGCGGCGGAACATCGAGGAGGGGGAGACGGTCGTCATCGGGACGATGAACAACCCGGGGACGCAGCTGCTGACGATCGCCGACATGTCGATCATCGAGGCGGAAGTCGAGGTGGACGAGACCGACATCCCGAGCGTCAGGCTCGGGCAGCCCGCGAAGATCACGATTGACGCGATGCCGGACAGGACGTTTACCGGCAAGGTGACCGAGATCGGCAACAGCCCGATCCAGGCGGCGCAGACCGGGCAGCGGCAGGCGACCAACTTCAAGGTCGTCGTGACCGCGGACGCGCAGATCCCCGAAGTGCGCCCCGGGTTCACGTGCACGGCGGAGATCACGACGGCGACGCGCGAGAATGCCGTCGGCGTCCCCATCCAGGCGACGACCGTGCGCGAATTCACGGTGGACGAGCAGGGCCGCATCGTCCGCGAGCCCCGCGCCACGAAGACGCGGCGGCGTTCCTCCTCCGTGGGCGTGCAGGCGGCCGAACTCAAGGCGGGTCAGACGCGCAAGGAGATCGAAGGCGTGTTCCTCGTGCGCGAGGGCCGCGCCGAGTTCACGCCGGTCAAGACCGGCATCGCGGGCGAGAAGTACTTCGAGGTGCTCTCCGGGATCAAGGAAGGGGACCAGGTGATCACCGGGCCGTTCAGCTCGGTGAGAACGCTCGGCGACGGAGACGCGGTGAAGATCGAGACGAAGAAGAAGTAA
- a CDS encoding YIP1 family protein, which produces MAQPKWLGAMVIILLTMGVISFVFMSTEVGQEAVLAKQLDSMEAFGMEVTPEIESRLEQGIGRVKYFGVLNGLAWGLLLAAIAGILFVVFNAALGGAASFKQVFAVTVYSSVITLVQQLFSTPIAYARGSLDSSTNLAVFFPMLDDTSFFARLLGTIDLFWIWWFAVLAIGLAVLYRRRTQPILTTFLGIYALIAIVIVIAAVMAGRNG; this is translated from the coding sequence GTGGCCCAGCCGAAATGGCTGGGCGCGATGGTCATCATCTTGCTGACGATGGGGGTCATTTCCTTCGTCTTCATGAGCACGGAGGTTGGGCAGGAGGCGGTGCTGGCCAAGCAGTTGGACAGCATGGAAGCCTTCGGGATGGAGGTCACCCCCGAAATCGAGTCCCGCCTCGAGCAGGGGATCGGGCGCGTGAAATATTTCGGCGTGCTCAACGGTCTGGCCTGGGGGCTGCTGCTGGCGGCGATCGCCGGCATCCTGTTCGTGGTGTTCAACGCGGCGCTGGGAGGCGCCGCGAGCTTCAAGCAGGTCTTCGCGGTCACGGTCTACTCGTCGGTCATCACGCTGGTGCAGCAGCTCTTTTCGACGCCGATCGCGTACGCGCGCGGGTCGCTCGACAGCTCCACGAACCTGGCGGTCTTCTTCCCGATGCTGGACGACACGTCGTTTTTCGCGCGCCTGCTCGGCACGATCGACCTGTTCTGGATCTGGTGGTTTGCCGTCCTGGCGATTGGCCTGGCGGTGCTGTACCGGCGCCGCACGCAGCCGATTCTCACGACGTTTCTGGGCATCTACGCGCTGATTGCGATTGTGATTGTGATTGCCGCGGTGATGGCCGGCCGTAACGGATAA